The proteins below come from a single Cupriavidus pauculus genomic window:
- a CDS encoding phosphocholine-specific phospholipase C, translating into MTFNPSKRKFLRNTLGSAAAAATLASFPPSIRRALAIEANNATGTIQDVQHVVLLMLENRAFDSYFGTFRGVRGYGDRFGIPLANGKNILYQTDNTGTIITPYRLDATQGNAQRAGGTPHTWPDAQAAWDHGRMNRWPVAKNRLSMSYYETAEIPFQRALADAFTLCDAYHCSMHTGTIPNRLFYWTGTNGPSGDNVAAMVNEFNGGNDVGPSTQGWTWKTYADRLVDAGVSWKVYQSLADNYGCNEMMSFRHWRAAMESMPAARRPVALPAVSPAYDPAIDDALSPLARGFGNTMPDGFLQALRDDVQNGSLPSVSWIIAPSTYSEHPGPSSPAQGGWYVQQVLDALTANPEVWSKTVLLINYDENDGFFDHLPPPSAPSRNADGTLAGGSTLSDADMAFEYFNYTPATANQLTMDGKPFGPGPRVPMWVVSPWSRGGWVNSQTFDHTSTLLFLEKRFGVKEPQIGAYRRAVCGDLTSAFNFVNPNSEKLPTLSGRTTKVAVDNLALSQKALPAIPVPTAGVAPTQEKGTRPSRALPYELHTTSRVDAAGTVTLMFANSSTGNAAAVFHVYDKLHLDAIPRRYVVEAGKTFEGVWNVGADGGRYDLWVLGPNGYHREFVGNTAEQAAAGGTEIQVCYELCDPPALQVKLYNRGTQPATFTATAQAYRTDGPSAQTVLPGRVGELRWTLGDTGNWYDFAIVCDALPSFRRRIAGRIENGKDSVSDPAMGQM; encoded by the coding sequence ATGACCTTCAATCCTTCCAAGCGCAAGTTCCTGCGTAACACCCTGGGCTCCGCCGCTGCCGCGGCCACGCTCGCATCGTTCCCGCCCAGCATTCGCCGCGCACTGGCCATCGAGGCCAACAACGCCACCGGCACGATCCAGGACGTACAGCACGTGGTGCTGCTGATGCTCGAGAACCGCGCGTTCGACAGCTACTTCGGCACGTTCCGCGGCGTGCGCGGCTACGGCGACCGCTTCGGCATTCCGCTCGCCAACGGCAAGAACATCCTCTACCAGACCGACAACACGGGCACGATCATCACGCCGTATCGCCTCGACGCGACACAGGGCAATGCCCAGCGCGCGGGCGGCACCCCGCATACGTGGCCCGATGCGCAGGCCGCATGGGACCATGGCCGCATGAACCGCTGGCCGGTGGCGAAGAACCGCCTGTCGATGTCCTACTACGAGACCGCCGAGATTCCGTTCCAGCGCGCGCTGGCCGATGCGTTCACGCTGTGCGACGCGTATCACTGCTCGATGCACACGGGGACGATCCCGAACCGTCTGTTCTACTGGACCGGCACCAATGGCCCGAGCGGCGACAATGTCGCGGCCATGGTCAACGAGTTCAATGGCGGCAACGACGTGGGTCCATCGACGCAGGGCTGGACGTGGAAGACGTACGCCGATCGCCTCGTCGATGCGGGCGTGAGCTGGAAGGTCTACCAGAGCCTTGCCGACAACTACGGCTGCAACGAGATGATGAGCTTCCGCCATTGGCGCGCGGCCATGGAATCGATGCCCGCGGCGCGCCGTCCAGTGGCGCTGCCCGCCGTGTCCCCGGCCTACGACCCCGCGATCGACGACGCGCTGAGCCCGCTCGCGCGCGGCTTTGGCAACACGATGCCCGACGGCTTTCTGCAGGCCCTGCGCGACGATGTGCAGAACGGCTCGCTACCCTCGGTGTCCTGGATCATCGCGCCCTCCACGTACAGCGAGCACCCGGGTCCGTCGAGCCCCGCGCAAGGCGGCTGGTACGTGCAGCAGGTGCTCGACGCGCTGACGGCGAACCCCGAGGTGTGGAGCAAGACCGTGCTGCTCATCAACTATGACGAGAACGACGGCTTCTTCGATCATTTGCCGCCGCCTTCCGCGCCGTCGCGCAATGCCGACGGCACGCTTGCGGGCGGCAGCACGTTGTCCGACGCGGACATGGCGTTCGAGTACTTCAACTACACGCCGGCCACGGCCAACCAGCTGACGATGGACGGCAAGCCGTTCGGCCCGGGCCCGCGCGTGCCGATGTGGGTCGTGTCGCCATGGAGCCGCGGAGGCTGGGTCAACTCCCAGACGTTCGACCATACCTCCACGCTGCTTTTCCTGGAGAAGCGCTTCGGCGTGAAGGAACCGCAGATCGGTGCATACCGCCGCGCCGTGTGCGGAGACCTGACGTCGGCGTTCAACTTCGTGAACCCGAACAGCGAGAAGCTGCCAACGCTATCCGGCCGCACGACGAAGGTCGCCGTGGACAACCTCGCGCTGTCGCAAAAAGCATTGCCAGCCATTCCGGTGCCGACGGCGGGCGTCGCCCCGACGCAGGAAAAGGGCACGCGACCCTCGCGCGCGCTGCCGTACGAACTGCACACGACGTCGCGCGTGGATGCGGCCGGCACCGTGACGCTGATGTTCGCAAACAGCAGCACGGGCAACGCGGCCGCGGTCTTCCACGTCTATGACAAGCTGCACCTCGACGCGATTCCGCGCCGTTATGTCGTGGAAGCCGGCAAGACCTTCGAAGGCGTTTGGAACGTGGGCGCCGACGGTGGCCGGTACGACCTGTGGGTGCTAGGCCCGAACGGCTATCACCGCGAGTTCGTCGGCAACACCGCCGAGCAGGCCGCGGCAGGCGGCACCGAGATCCAGGTGTGCTACGAGTTGTGCGATCCGCCCGCGCTGCAGGTCAAGCTGTATAACCGCGGCACGCAGCCGGCCACGTTCACGGCGACGGCGCAGGCGTATCGCACCGACGGACCGTCGGCCCAGACAGTGCTCCCGGGCCGCGTGGGCGAACTGCGCTGGACACTGGGCGACACGGGCAACTGGTACGACTTTGCGATCGTCTGCGACGCATTGCCGTCGTTCCGCCGCCGTATCGCCGGCCGCATCGAAAACGGCAAGGATTCGGTGAGCGATCCGGCCATGGGTCAGATGTAA
- the alr gene encoding alanine racemase, protein MPRPISATIHLSALENNLAVARRLSPASKVWAVVKANAYGHGIERVYPALSAADGFALLDLDEAVRLRQLGWDKPILLLEGFFDESDVPLLASLRLTTAVHDEAQLRMLALASREGRLPRGSIDVFLKLNSGMNRLGFAPEHYRAAFRRAQEIEAIGTVGHMSHFADADTETGISAQWECFRTTTRELPGPVSLANSAATLWHRECRYDWVRAGIMLYGASPSGHARDLAGTGLQPTQTLASRILGVQQIEPGQAVGYGSHYVATRRQRIGIVACGYADGYPRVASSHAGHFAPVRVGDRMTRTLGRVSMDMLAVDLDACPEANVGTPVELWGRHVAIDDVAAAAGTIGYELMCAVAPRVPVRVEP, encoded by the coding sequence ATGCCACGGCCGATCTCCGCCACGATTCACCTCTCCGCGCTGGAAAACAATCTCGCCGTCGCGCGCCGGCTCAGTCCCGCGTCGAAGGTGTGGGCCGTGGTCAAGGCCAATGCCTATGGCCATGGCATCGAACGCGTGTACCCGGCGCTCTCCGCGGCGGACGGGTTCGCGTTGCTCGACCTCGACGAGGCCGTGCGGCTGCGGCAGCTCGGATGGGACAAGCCGATCCTGCTGCTCGAAGGGTTTTTCGACGAGAGCGATGTACCGTTGCTTGCATCGTTGCGGTTGACCACCGCCGTCCATGACGAGGCGCAGCTGCGCATGCTCGCGCTCGCCTCGCGCGAAGGCCGGCTGCCGCGAGGGTCCATCGACGTTTTCCTGAAGCTCAACTCGGGCATGAACCGGCTCGGCTTTGCGCCGGAGCATTACCGCGCCGCATTCCGGCGCGCGCAGGAGATCGAAGCAATCGGCACGGTCGGCCATATGAGCCACTTCGCCGATGCCGATACGGAAACCGGGATCTCCGCGCAGTGGGAATGCTTCCGCACGACGACGCGTGAACTGCCCGGGCCCGTCTCGCTGGCCAACTCCGCCGCCACGCTCTGGCATCGCGAATGCCGCTACGACTGGGTGCGCGCGGGGATCATGCTGTACGGTGCCTCGCCCTCGGGCCACGCACGCGATCTGGCCGGCACGGGACTGCAGCCGACGCAGACGCTGGCCAGCCGTATCCTCGGTGTGCAGCAGATCGAGCCAGGGCAGGCCGTCGGCTATGGCTCCCACTACGTGGCCACACGGCGGCAGCGCATCGGCATCGTGGCATGCGGGTATGCCGACGGATATCCGCGCGTGGCGTCGTCGCATGCCGGACACTTCGCGCCCGTACGCGTGGGCGATCGCATGACGCGCACGCTGGGCCGCGTGTCGATGGACATGCTGGCCGTCGATCTCGATGCGTGTCCGGAGGCGAACGTCGGAACTCCGGTCGAACTCTGGGGGCGGCACGTGGCGATCGACGACGTCGCCGCCGCGGCCGGCACCATCGGGTACGAGCTCATGTGCGCGGTGGCACCGCGCGTGCCGGTACGCGTCGAACCGTGA
- a CDS encoding HIT family protein: MDESKHASNHTSNHTSNHTSNHTSNQDCIFCQVVRGAAPCHTIWEDAHHVAFLSIYPYTPGFAVLVTRAHHPSNLSELDPVIVERLTDAAGEVRRMLDRTFRDVGRTGCDMDGFGVDHAHVKFFVTHGMATAE; the protein is encoded by the coding sequence ATGGACGAGTCGAAACACGCATCGAACCACACATCGAACCACACATCGAACCACACATCGAACCACACATCGAACCAAGATTGCATCTTCTGCCAGGTGGTTCGCGGGGCGGCGCCCTGCCACACCATCTGGGAGGACGCGCATCATGTCGCGTTCCTCTCTATCTATCCATACACCCCCGGCTTCGCGGTGCTGGTCACCAGGGCGCACCACCCGAGCAATCTCTCCGAGCTCGATCCGGTGATCGTCGAGCGGTTGACGGATGCCGCCGGGGAAGTCCGCCGCATGCTCGATCGGACGTTCAGGGATGTAGGTCGGACCGGCTGCGATATGGATGGGTTTGGCGTGGACCACGCGCATGTGAAGTTTTTCGTGACGCATGGCATGGCCACCGCCGAATGA
- a CDS encoding class II glutamine amidotransferase, which translates to MCRWLAYSGRSVPLEAVLFQPEHSLIDQSLNARLGHTTTNGDGFGVGWYGRHSELPFRYRCLHPAWSDTNLRETARAVRAPLFVAHVRAATGTPTQETNCHPFRFGRWLFVHNGLIREFPLLRRDLMMAVAPHLFRWIEGSTDSEIMFFLALTFGLERDPRSALEQMAGFIEEVGQRYDVQFPLNMTVCVTDGQQIVAVRYSSENESRSLFHSTSFRQLRALYPEDPRIIAAGDDAFLVLSEPLIDVQGVWEEIPEATILMAKGGEIEQGCFVPRMPKVGT; encoded by the coding sequence ATGTGCCGTTGGCTGGCCTATTCCGGCCGTTCCGTCCCGCTCGAAGCGGTCTTGTTTCAGCCGGAACATTCCCTGATCGACCAGAGCCTCAATGCGAGGCTCGGCCATACCACTACCAATGGCGACGGATTCGGCGTCGGCTGGTATGGCCGGCATTCGGAACTGCCGTTCCGCTATCGCTGCCTGCATCCCGCGTGGAGCGATACGAACCTGCGCGAGACGGCGCGTGCCGTCAGGGCGCCGCTGTTTGTCGCGCATGTGCGCGCGGCCACGGGGACGCCGACGCAGGAAACCAACTGCCACCCGTTCCGCTTCGGCCGCTGGCTATTCGTCCACAACGGCCTGATCCGCGAGTTCCCGCTGCTCCGCCGCGACCTGATGATGGCCGTGGCCCCGCATCTGTTCCGCTGGATCGAAGGTTCGACTGACTCCGAGATCATGTTCTTCCTCGCGCTGACCTTCGGCCTCGAGCGCGACCCGCGCAGCGCGCTGGAACAGATGGCCGGCTTTATCGAAGAGGTGGGCCAGCGCTACGACGTCCAGTTCCCGCTGAATATGACCGTGTGCGTCACCGACGGCCAGCAGATCGTGGCCGTCCGCTACTCGAGCGAGAACGAATCGCGCTCGCTGTTCCACAGCACGTCCTTCCGCCAGCTTCGCGCCCTCTATCCCGAAGACCCCCGCATCATCGCCGCCGGCGACGATGCGTTCCTCGTGCTCTCGGAACCGTTGATCGACGTGCAGGGCGTCTGGGAAGAAATCCCCGAGGCGACGATCCTGATGGCAAAGGGCGGCGAAATCGAACAGGGGTGTTTCGTGCCGAGGATGCCGAAGGTGGGCACCTAG
- a CDS encoding carboxymuconolactone decarboxylase family protein: MNKINVPTREDVSPANQAIFDKLKSSLGMVPNLYATLALSEHALGNYLAFQNGKSSITGKAREVVNLVVSQVNSCEYCLAAHTVIGKMNGFTDEQVLEVRGGTAGFDAKLDALARLTRNIALNRGHADQALVDAFFAAGWTQANLVDAIVVIGDKTVTNYLHATTQVPVDFPTAPKLPA; encoded by the coding sequence ATGAACAAGATCAACGTACCCACGCGTGAAGACGTTTCCCCCGCCAACCAGGCCATCTTCGACAAGCTGAAGAGCAGCCTCGGCATGGTGCCCAACCTCTACGCCACGCTCGCCCTTTCGGAGCACGCGCTCGGCAACTACCTCGCCTTCCAGAACGGCAAGAGCTCGATCACCGGCAAGGCCCGCGAGGTCGTCAACCTCGTCGTCAGTCAGGTCAACAGCTGCGAGTACTGCCTGGCCGCGCATACGGTCATCGGCAAGATGAACGGCTTCACCGACGAGCAGGTGCTCGAGGTCCGCGGCGGCACGGCCGGCTTCGATGCGAAGCTCGATGCGCTGGCACGCCTGACGCGCAATATCGCCCTCAACCGCGGCCACGCCGATCAGGCCCTCGTCGATGCATTCTTCGCGGCGGGCTGGACCCAGGCTAACCTCGTCGATGCGATCGTCGTCATCGGCGACAAGACGGTGACCAACTACCTGCATGCCACCACGCAGGTACCGGTGGACTTCCCCACGGCGCCGAAGCTGCCGGCCTGA
- a CDS encoding peroxiredoxin-like family protein, translated as MTLQARLDAFKADFKGGKPPYNAPPEIHPIMERATAALFASGQAERAIHAGDRAPAFVLQDQNDRTVSSAELLAQGPLIVTFYRGVWCPYCNIELQALNELLPQFRALGANIVAISPQKPVNSRKSVRQNQLDFPVLSDVRGETGAAFGLRFALPDYLVALYQTLGNDLPAFNDDPSWTLPMPARYVIGQDGVVRYAEVNPDYTHRPEPADMLPVLERAAAARR; from the coding sequence ATGACGCTGCAAGCCAGACTCGACGCATTCAAGGCCGACTTCAAGGGCGGAAAGCCGCCCTACAACGCTCCGCCCGAGATTCATCCGATCATGGAACGGGCCACCGCCGCGCTGTTCGCGAGCGGGCAGGCCGAGCGCGCGATCCATGCCGGGGACCGCGCACCGGCATTCGTGCTGCAGGACCAGAACGACCGGACAGTGTCGTCGGCCGAGTTGCTGGCACAAGGTCCGCTGATCGTCACGTTCTATCGTGGCGTCTGGTGTCCCTACTGCAATATCGAACTGCAGGCGCTGAACGAGTTGCTACCGCAGTTCCGCGCGCTGGGCGCGAACATCGTCGCCATCTCGCCGCAGAAGCCCGTGAACAGCCGCAAGTCGGTTCGCCAGAACCAGCTGGATTTTCCGGTGCTCAGCGACGTGCGCGGAGAAACGGGCGCGGCGTTCGGCCTGCGCTTCGCATTGCCCGACTATCTGGTCGCGCTGTACCAGACACTCGGCAACGACCTGCCGGCCTTCAACGACGACCCCTCATGGACGCTGCCGATGCCGGCGCGTTATGTCATCGGACAGGATGGCGTGGTGCGGTACGCCGAGGTCAACCCCGACTACACGCATCGCCCGGAGCCGGCCGATATGCTGCCGGTGCTCGAGCGCGCCGCCGCGGCACGGCGCTAA
- a CDS encoding SDR family oxidoreductase, with the protein MTQRTFLITGATKGIGRALTDRLLRAGHHVVGLARGEAAAGNKFPGELVTVDLSDRAATEAALAALTGRIAFDGVVNNVGLVKPQRIGQIDLGTLDDVLRLNLHPAVQTTQALLPGMRQRGWGRIVNISSLTILGMPDRTAYAAAKAALVSFARSWALELADTGITVNAVAPGPTETELFRANNPVGSAGEKRYLSAIPLGRLGKPDEIAATIAFLLSEEAGFMTGQTLYVDGGASLGRLGF; encoded by the coding sequence ATGACACAACGCACGTTTCTGATTACGGGCGCGACCAAGGGCATCGGCCGCGCGCTGACGGACCGGCTCCTGCGCGCGGGTCACCATGTGGTCGGCCTCGCGCGCGGCGAGGCCGCCGCGGGCAACAAGTTTCCGGGCGAACTCGTCACCGTGGATCTCTCCGACCGCGCCGCCACCGAGGCGGCCCTCGCGGCACTGACCGGCCGCATCGCCTTCGACGGTGTGGTCAACAACGTGGGTCTGGTGAAGCCGCAGCGTATCGGCCAGATCGATCTGGGCACGCTCGACGACGTGCTCCGGCTGAATCTTCATCCGGCCGTGCAGACCACGCAGGCGCTGCTGCCCGGAATGCGGCAGCGTGGGTGGGGACGCATCGTCAATATCTCGAGCCTGACGATCCTCGGCATGCCGGACCGCACCGCCTATGCGGCCGCCAAGGCGGCGCTGGTGAGCTTTGCGCGTTCGTGGGCACTGGAACTCGCGGACACGGGCATCACCGTGAATGCCGTCGCACCAGGTCCGACGGAGACCGAGCTGTTCCGTGCCAACAACCCGGTCGGCAGCGCGGGGGAGAAGCGCTATCTGTCGGCAATCCCCTTGGGCCGCCTCGGCAAACCCGACGAGATCGCGGCGACGATTGCGTTTCTGCTATCGGAGGAGGCCGGCTTTATGACGGGGCAGACGCTGTACGTCGATGGCGGCGCGTCGCTTGGGCGGCTGGGGTTCTGA
- a CDS encoding HIT family protein — protein MIGGATDNCIFCQIVAGMSPCHSIWEDERHLAFLSIYPNTPGFTVVVTKAHHPSYLFDLEPATLQRLTLAAREVGRLLDRSLDGVGRTGAIMEGFGVDHAHIKLFPMHGTRGPWRPIKSSVDKYFETYEGYLSSHDGRRGDDRELAEMAAHIRSRNSRQR, from the coding sequence ATGATCGGTGGTGCGACTGACAACTGCATATTCTGCCAAATTGTGGCTGGCATGTCGCCTTGCCATTCGATCTGGGAGGACGAACGTCACCTCGCGTTTCTTTCCATCTATCCGAATACGCCGGGCTTTACCGTCGTTGTCACCAAAGCCCACCATCCAAGCTATCTCTTCGACCTCGAGCCCGCCACGCTTCAGCGTCTGACGCTGGCCGCGAGAGAAGTAGGCCGATTGCTGGACAGATCCCTGGACGGGGTCGGGCGAACGGGTGCCATCATGGAAGGCTTTGGTGTGGACCACGCGCATATCAAGCTGTTTCCGATGCACGGCACGCGTGGGCCCTGGCGGCCGATCAAGTCGAGTGTGGACAAATACTTCGAGACGTACGAAGGCTATCTCTCATCGCACGACGGCCGGCGCGGCGATGATCGGGAGCTGGCGGAGATGGCCGCGCACATCAGAAGCCGTAACAGCCGACAGCGCTAG
- a CDS encoding DASS family sodium-coupled anion symporter, with protein sequence MLGKIAAMYRYFVSVVPFRLGPAIVTTVVLVTLLLLPAPEGLKADAWTLVAIFLTTIVAIILKVMPIGVMAMMAIVIVSLAQVTSHSSKGAIADALSSFSSPLIWLIVVAILISRGLKKTGLGNRIGLMFIAALGKRTLGIGYGLAICELVLAPFTPSNTARGGGIVHPIMRSIAGAFDSDPAKGTQGKVGTYLALVNYHANPITSAMFVTATAPNPLVVDYVARASGQSLHLTWTTWALCMLLPGLLCLLLMPLVIYLLNPPELKATPNAIDYARGELARMGPLSGKERVMMGVFALMLLLWANLPAMIFGDAYTLDPTVVAFLGLFALIITGTIDWDDVLSEKSAWDTLIWFGALVMLAEQLNKLGVIAWFSADMRDAIAASGMDWPAIASVLVLAFVFSHYLFASTTAHISAMMLAFLTVGVQLIPPPYVPPFLLMMAAGSAIMMTLTHYATGTSPIIFGSGYVTMGQWWRAGAVMCVLELLVFAVVGGTWWKVLGFW encoded by the coding sequence ATGCTGGGCAAGATCGCGGCGATGTACCGGTATTTCGTGTCCGTGGTGCCGTTCCGGCTGGGTCCGGCGATCGTCACCACGGTCGTGCTTGTCACGCTGTTGCTGCTTCCCGCGCCCGAGGGGCTGAAAGCCGATGCCTGGACGCTGGTGGCCATCTTCCTGACCACGATCGTGGCCATCATTCTCAAGGTAATGCCGATCGGCGTCATGGCGATGATGGCCATCGTCATCGTCTCGCTGGCGCAGGTGACCTCCCACTCGTCGAAGGGCGCCATTGCCGACGCGTTGAGCAGTTTCTCGAGTCCGCTGATCTGGCTGATCGTCGTCGCCATCCTGATCTCGCGTGGGCTGAAGAAAACCGGCCTTGGCAATCGCATCGGCCTGATGTTCATCGCGGCGCTCGGCAAACGCACGCTTGGCATCGGCTACGGGCTCGCGATCTGCGAACTGGTGCTGGCGCCGTTCACGCCCAGCAACACCGCGCGCGGTGGCGGCATCGTGCATCCGATCATGCGGTCGATCGCGGGCGCATTCGACTCCGATCCCGCGAAGGGAACGCAGGGGAAGGTCGGCACATACCTCGCCCTGGTCAACTATCACGCCAATCCGATCACATCAGCCATGTTCGTGACCGCGACCGCGCCGAACCCGCTTGTCGTCGACTACGTGGCGCGCGCGAGCGGTCAGTCGCTGCATCTGACCTGGACCACGTGGGCGCTATGCATGCTGCTGCCCGGCCTGCTTTGCCTGCTGCTGATGCCGCTGGTGATCTATCTGCTGAACCCGCCCGAGCTGAAGGCCACGCCCAATGCCATCGACTACGCGCGCGGCGAGCTGGCCCGCATGGGCCCGCTCAGCGGCAAGGAGCGCGTGATGATGGGCGTGTTCGCGTTGATGCTGCTGCTCTGGGCGAACCTGCCGGCGATGATCTTCGGCGACGCCTACACGCTGGACCCGACCGTGGTCGCATTCCTCGGCCTCTTCGCGCTGATCATCACCGGCACGATCGACTGGGACGACGTGCTGTCCGAGAAGAGCGCATGGGACACGCTGATCTGGTTCGGCGCCCTGGTGATGCTCGCGGAGCAGCTCAACAAGCTCGGCGTGATCGCATGGTTCTCGGCCGACATGCGCGACGCCATTGCCGCCAGCGGCATGGACTGGCCCGCCATCGCGAGCGTGCTCGTGCTGGCGTTCGTGTTCTCGCACTACCTGTTCGCCAGCACCACCGCGCATATCAGCGCGATGATGCTCGCCTTCCTGACCGTGGGCGTCCAGTTGATTCCGCCGCCCTATGTCCCGCCGTTCCTGCTGATGATGGCCGCCGGCTCGGCCATCATGATGACGCTGACCCACTATGCGACCGGCACCTCGCCGATCATTTTTGGGAGTGGGTATGTGACGATGGGACAGTGGTGGCGGGCCGGGGCGGTGATGTGTGTGCTGGAGTTGCTGGTGTTTGCGGTGGTGGGGGGGACGTGGTGGAAGGTGCTGGGGTTTTGGTAA
- a CDS encoding LysR family transcriptional regulator, translated as MLGSFGWHVAPRCAWSPMYENARYRKIRHNEMHSCIFVGNPMDLNDIALFVHVVRAGSFAEAGRRLGMPPSTASRRVQSLEAALGTRLMQRTTRRLALTDAGRNFFAESADRIDALMRAAGQVAEDANDIAGRVRVAVPADFFEWFPADALAQFAAANPRVRFEFELNDARVDLLGEGIDVALRGGDQDPSLFARKLGTSSAILVASPDYLARRGRPAELRDLAKHDCITSPSRGGPRSTWRLGARGRAMASVEVDGPFQANTSSAQLAGAMAGMGIALLPAALTVPLVESGRLRRVLPEFSSGVIGVHLVYHSRRQLPRAVSAFIEFAASTITELGLIPPERAPSRHRKRAGMAAK; from the coding sequence ATGCTGGGCTCCTTTGGTTGGCATGTGGCGCCGCGGTGCGCCTGGAGCCCAATGTATGAAAATGCCCGCTATAGAAAAATCCGGCACAATGAGATGCACTCGTGCATTTTTGTGGGTAATCCAATGGATCTCAACGATATCGCGCTCTTCGTCCATGTCGTCAGGGCTGGCAGCTTCGCGGAAGCGGGCCGGCGGCTGGGCATGCCGCCGAGTACCGCAAGCCGGCGTGTGCAGTCGCTGGAAGCGGCGCTGGGCACGCGGCTGATGCAGCGTACGACGCGGCGGCTGGCACTCACGGACGCAGGCCGTAACTTCTTTGCCGAATCCGCGGATCGGATCGATGCGCTGATGCGCGCGGCGGGGCAGGTGGCCGAGGACGCCAACGACATTGCGGGGCGGGTACGCGTCGCCGTTCCAGCGGACTTCTTCGAGTGGTTTCCAGCCGATGCGCTTGCGCAATTCGCCGCGGCGAATCCTCGGGTGCGCTTCGAGTTCGAACTCAACGATGCGCGGGTGGACCTGCTCGGTGAAGGCATCGACGTTGCGCTACGCGGGGGCGATCAGGATCCCTCGCTGTTCGCGCGCAAGCTCGGAACGAGTTCGGCCATCCTCGTGGCAAGTCCGGACTACCTCGCGCGGCGTGGACGTCCGGCCGAGCTTCGCGATCTTGCAAAGCATGATTGCATTACGTCGCCCTCGCGCGGGGGGCCGCGCAGCACATGGCGGCTCGGTGCGCGGGGCAGGGCCATGGCTTCGGTGGAGGTCGATGGGCCGTTCCAGGCCAACACGTCGTCGGCGCAGCTCGCCGGGGCGATGGCTGGCATGGGAATCGCGCTGCTGCCTGCCGCGCTGACCGTGCCGCTCGTCGAGAGCGGGCGCCTGCGCCGGGTGCTACCGGAGTTCTCGTCCGGCGTCATCGGGGTCCATCTGGTCTATCACAGCCGTCGCCAGTTGCCACGGGCCGTATCGGCCTTCATCGAGTTTGCGGCCAGCACTATTACGGAGCTGGGATTGATACCGCCGGAGCGCGCGCCGTCGCGACATCGGAAGCGAGCCGGAATGGCGGCGAAGTAA
- a CDS encoding NADPH-dependent FMN reductase — MTNVSVIIGSTREHRFSDAPARWIKAHLDQREGVSARILDLRDFSLPFFDSAMLPGIPGRPPYDHEAVRRWTEAIGTSDAFIVATPEYNFAPPAVLKNALDWVYAEWQRKPIGFVSWGSVGGARAVQQLREISIELQMAPIRHAVHLPVDAVFAHFQGNTEQIAATLKAKDEHATAMVDDLLWWSTALKTARLHAA; from the coding sequence ATGACCAACGTATCCGTAATCATCGGCAGCACCCGCGAGCATCGCTTCTCCGACGCACCGGCGCGTTGGATCAAGGCGCATCTGGACCAGCGCGAAGGCGTCTCGGCCCGCATTCTGGACCTCCGCGACTTCTCCCTGCCGTTTTTCGATAGCGCCATGCTCCCCGGCATCCCGGGCCGCCCGCCATACGATCACGAGGCCGTGCGGCGGTGGACCGAGGCCATCGGTACGTCCGACGCCTTTATCGTCGCGACCCCCGAGTACAACTTTGCGCCGCCGGCCGTCCTGAAGAATGCACTGGACTGGGTATATGCCGAGTGGCAACGGAAACCGATCGGCTTCGTGAGCTGGGGCAGTGTGGGCGGCGCGCGTGCGGTCCAACAGCTGCGCGAGATTTCCATCGAACTGCAGATGGCCCCGATCCGGCATGCGGTTCACCTGCCTGTCGATGCCGTGTTCGCCCACTTCCAGGGCAACACGGAGCAGATTGCCGCCACCCTGAAGGCAAAGGACGAGCACGCCACGGCGATGGTGGACGACCTGCTGTGGTGGAGCACCGCGCTAAAGACCGCGCGCCTCCACGCAGCGTAA